A window from Kovacikia minuta CCNUW1 encodes these proteins:
- a CDS encoding IS110 family RNA-guided transposase encodes MSSSSPVVDAVLGLDIGKTRIHGVLLCGTQALRRKAVANTVAGHQELLAWLSQQRFTQLHACLEATSTYGHAIAKQLHHAGYGVTIANPQAVHAYAQSRLSRTKTDAADARLIAEYCRDLKPELWQPPAPEVEVLQNLMRRVQALEQMIGQETNRLETAPPELVSEINTHITFMEDQLKALRDKIRTHIDQFPGLKRQHELLDSIPGIGPHTAALILAEIGSWQHFASARQLAAYAGLTPQEKTSGTSMHGKPRLCKLGNARLRKALFLPALCLLRWSKPIQAWRAQLLQRHKTKRQVVGAVMHKLIRWIYGFCTPINLLTPRSASRPHRLDTCNFAQYLQLND; translated from the coding sequence ATGTCATCGTCGTCCCCTGTCGTTGATGCTGTATTGGGTTTAGACATTGGCAAAACACGGATTCATGGGGTGTTGCTCTGTGGCACCCAAGCGCTTCGACGCAAAGCGGTCGCCAACACAGTTGCTGGGCACCAAGAATTGCTCGCTTGGTTGAGCCAGCAACGCTTTACCCAGTTACATGCCTGTCTCGAAGCCACCAGCACCTATGGGCATGCCATCGCCAAGCAGTTGCATCACGCCGGGTATGGCGTGACGATTGCCAATCCCCAAGCGGTCCATGCTTATGCCCAGAGTCGCTTGAGTCGCACCAAGACCGATGCGGCTGATGCTCGCTTAATTGCCGAATACTGCCGTGACCTGAAGCCTGAGCTTTGGCAACCACCGGCCCCTGAGGTGGAAGTGTTGCAAAATCTGATGCGACGGGTGCAGGCCCTCGAGCAGATGATTGGACAGGAAACCAATCGCCTCGAAACGGCTCCCCCTGAGTTGGTAAGCGAGATTAATACTCACATCACCTTTATGGAAGACCAACTCAAAGCCTTGCGAGACAAGATTCGAACCCATATCGACCAATTCCCCGGTCTCAAACGGCAACACGAATTGCTCGATTCGATTCCTGGTATTGGTCCTCACACCGCGGCCCTGATTCTCGCAGAAATCGGCAGTTGGCAGCACTTTGCTTCGGCTCGGCAGTTGGCGGCTTACGCCGGACTCACGCCCCAGGAAAAAACCTCTGGCACATCGATGCACGGCAAGCCCAGGCTGTGCAAACTTGGTAATGCCCGCTTACGCAAAGCCCTGTTTCTCCCAGCCCTGTGCCTTTTACGCTGGAGCAAGCCGATTCAAGCTTGGCGCGCACAACTCCTCCAGCGCCACAAAACTAAGCGTCAAGTCGTCGGGGCCGTGATGCATAAGCTGATTCGCTGGATTTACGGGTTCTGCACGCCAATAAACCTTTTGACGCCCAGGTCTGCTTCCCGACCTCATCGACTTGACACCTGCAACTTTGCACAGTATCTACAATTGAACGATTGA